From a region of the Phaseolus vulgaris cultivar G19833 chromosome 6, P. vulgaris v2.0, whole genome shotgun sequence genome:
- the LOC137832248 gene encoding beta-glucosidase 47-like, whose product MEVPLLPLFALSFSISIFLGLGAADFLSLKDLSTSSPFPTNFLFGTASSSYQIEGAYLSDGKGLNNWDVFTHKPGTVTDGSNGDVADDHYHRYKEDVDLMDYIGVNSYRFSLSWARILPKGRFGKVNRAGIDYYNRLIDTLLSRGIEPFVTISHYDIPQELQERYEGWLSPNIAEDFKYYADICFKNFGDRVKYWITFNEPNVAFICGYRKGIWPPGRCSGSFGNCTNGGDSEREPFIAGSNLLLSHATAVHLYRTKYQKIQGGKIGLVMHTMWFEPISNSSEDKIAAERAQSFFMNWFLDPVIRGEYPREMREILGEDLPPVPYNLEKLKPAIDFIGVNHYTSYFVKDCIHSVCEPGLGSTRTEGFALKLAKMNGMSIGEPTSLHWLYVYPQGMEKIVTYIKERYNNIPMFITENGVGMRENSNLTTKEMINDVERVEYLRAYLDSLATAIRKGADVRGYFLWSLLDNFEWTEGSSIRFGLHRVDYDTLQRTPRMSASWYKNFIALHASGPGMKPPHTQE is encoded by the exons ATGGAAGTTCCACTCCTACCACTCTTTGCACTAAGCTTCTCTATCTCCATTTTCTTGGGATTGGGTGCTGCTGATTTTCTATCCCTCAAAGACCTTTCAACTTCCTCTCCATTTCCAACCAACTTTCTTTTTGGAACTGCATCTTCTTCATATCAG ATTGAGGGAGCTTACTTGAGTGATGGAAAGGGGCTAAATAACTGGGATGTTTTCACTCATAAGCCAG GAACTGTAACTGATGGAAGTAATGGTGATGTTGCTGATGATCATTACCATCGTTATAAG GAAGACGTGGATCTTATGGATTACATTGGAGTCAACAGTTATCGCTTCTCATTATCATGGGCCAGAATTCTCCcca AGGGTAGATTCGGCAAGGTGAATCGGGCTGGGATTGATTACTATAACAGGCTAATTGACACACTTCTCTCCAGAG GAATAGAACCTTTTGTCACAATATCACATTATGATATTCCTCAAGAACTTCAGGAAAGATATGAAGGTTGGCTAAGTCCTAATATTGC GGAGGATTTCAAGTATTATGCAGACATATGCTTCAAGAACTTCGGTGACAGAGTGAAATACTGGATCACATTTAATGAACCAAACGTTGCATTTATTTGTGGCTATAGAAAAGGGATATGGCCACCTGGTCGTTGTTCTGGTTCATTTGGGAATTGCACCAATGGTGGGGACTCAGAGAGGGAACCTTTCATTGCAGGTTCTAATCTTCTCTTATCCCATGCCACTGCTGTTCATCTCTACAGAACCAAATATCAG AAAATTCAGGGAGGGAAAATTGGACTGGTCATGCATACTATGTGGTTTGAACCCATCAGCAACTCCTCTGAAGACAAGATAGCTGCTGAGAGAGCTCAATcattttttatgaattg GTTTTTGGACCCAGTTATCCGAGGGGAGTATCCAAGGGAAATGCGTGAAATATTGGGAGAAGACCTCCCACCAGTTCCATATAACCTGGAAAAACTCAAACCTGCAATAGATTTCATTGGAGTAAACCACTATACTAGTTACTTTGTAAAGGATTGCATCCACTCAGTGTGTGAACCAGGACTAGGGTCTACAAGGACAGAAGGTTTTGCTCTAAAATTGGCTAAAATGAATGGCATGAGCATTGGAGAACCG ACTTCGCTTCACTGGTTGTATGTTTACCCACAAGGCATGGAGAAGATTGTGACTTACATTAAGGAGAGGTACAACAACATACCAATGTTCATTACTGAAAATG GAGTTGGGATGAGGGAGAACTCCAACCTCACCACTAAAGAAATGATCAATGATGTGGAAAGAGTGGAGTACTTGCGTGCTTACTTGGATTCCTTGGCAACAGCAATAAG GAAAGGAGCAGACGTGAGAGGGTACTTTTTGTGGTCTTTGCTTGACAACTTTGAGTGGACGGAGGGATCCTCTATAAGGTTTGGACTTCATCGTGTGGACTATGACACTCTCCAAAGAACTCCAAGAATGTCTGCTTCTTGGTACAAAAACTTCATTGCTCTTCATGCCTCTGGCCCAGGCATGAAACCTCCACATACTCAAGAATGA
- the LOC137832249 gene encoding glucose-6-phosphate/phosphate translocator 2, chloroplastic-like — MISLTKCSASSLTCSAFSTRKLPPARPQLLTFPTINNVEQNTSPSQLCSQKPLYLSPTENMALVKRKRVTECQAYEADRSRPMEINIELPGEDAAQRMKIGVYFATWWALNVVFNIYNKKVLNAFPYPWLTSTLSLAAGSLLMLISWATRVAEAPTVNLDFWKALFPVAVAHTIGHVAATVSMSKVAVSFTHIIKSGEPAFSVLVSRFLLGEAFPMPVYLSLVPIIGGCALAAVTELNFNMIGFMGAMISNLAFVFRNIFSKKGMKGMSVSGMNYYACLSMMSLLILTPFAIAVEGPKVWAAGWQSAVSQIGPNFVWWVAAQSVFYHLYNQVSYMSLDQISPLTFSIGNTMKRITVIVSSILIFHTPVQPINALGAAIAILGTFLYSQGKQ; from the exons ATGATCTCTTTAACGAAATGCTCAGCATCATCGCTCACTTGTTCTGCTTTCTCAACCAGAAAACTCCCCCCTGCAAGGCCTCAACTGCTTACATTTCCAACCATTAACAACGTTGAACAAAACACGAGTCCCTCTCAGTTGTGCTCCCAGAAACCGCTCTACCTTTCACCCACAGAGAACATGGCATTGGTGAAGAGAAAGAGGGTGACGGAGTGCCAGGCCTATGAGGCTGACAGGTCACGCCCCATGGAGATTAACATTGAGCTGCCAGGTGAAGATGCTGCCCAGAGGATGAAGATCGGGGTGTATTTTGCCACCTGGTGGGCTTTGAATGTGGTGTTCAACATCTACAACAAGAAGGTTTTGAATGCTTTTCCTTACCCCTGGCTCACCTCCACTCTGTCCCTTGCTGCTGGCTCCCTCCTGATGTTAATCTCCTGGGCCACCAGAGTTGCTGAAGCCCCAACAGTTAACCTCGACTTCTGGAAGGCCTTGTTTCCT GTTGCGGTGGCACATACAATTGGGCATGTTGCTGCAACTGTGAGCATGTCCAAGGTTGCTGTCTctttcactcacatcatcaagaGTGGAGAGCCTGCTTTCAGTGTCCTGGTGTCAAGGTTCTTGCTTGGAGAAGCATTCCCAATGCCGGTTTATCTGTCACTGGTGCCAATTATTGGTGGTTGTGCACTAGCTGCTGTGACTGAGCTCAATTTCAATATGATTG GCTTCATGGGGGCTATGATATCAAATTTGGCATTTGTCTTCAGGAATATATTCTCAAAGAAAGGAATGAAGGGGATGTCTGTTAGTGGAATGAACTACTATGCCTGTCTTTCCATGATGTCTCTGTTGATCCTCACACCTTTTGCCATTGCTGTGGAGGGCCCCAAGGTTTGGGCTGCAGGCTGGCAGTCAGCTGTGTCTCAGATTGGTCCCAATTTTGTATG GTGGGTAGCTGCTCAGAGTGTCTTCTACCACTTGTACAATCAAGTCTCTTACATGTCTCTTGATCAGATTTCTCCCTTAACATTCAGCATCGGAAACACTATGAAGAGGATTACGGTCATTGTCTCTTCTATTCTTATCTTTCACACGCCTGTTCAGCCCATCAATGCTCTTGGTGCAGCCATTGCAATTCTTGGTACCTTCCTCTATTCACAG GGTAAACAGTAA